In one window of Amblyomma americanum isolate KBUSLIRL-KWMA chromosome 9, ASM5285725v1, whole genome shotgun sequence DNA:
- the LOC144104601 gene encoding translation initiation factor eIF2B subunit alpha-like produces MYTDEMKGVSADSINSKLEAMLRDDPDLSPAVASLQLLLEFIEKDDYTTIQGMNDNLQHVISDLCTAKCSITSVRSACELFVRFATLAALDGTIDECKKSMSTRGRAFLEKMRTARSKIATLASPFVQDRCTILTHSFSRVVRDTLFAAAEEHKHFHVFVTESAPDCSGRLLYEALVEKGISATLILDAAVGYVLEKVDVVLLGAERVVESGGIINKIGTYAVGMCAKEKNIPVYVLAESFKFARQYPLNQRDLPNEQKYAPDKLNGETDLSKEHPMVDYTPPAYITLLFTDLGILTPSAVSDELIKLYL; encoded by the coding sequence ATGTACACGGACGAAATGAAAGGGGTAAGCGCCGATTCAATCAACTCAAAGCTTGAGGCCATGTTGCGCGACGATCCCGACCTGTCGCCGGCGGTGGCTTCGCTGCAGCTGCTTCTCGAGTTCATCGAGAAGGACGACTACACGACCATTCAAGGCATGAATGACAACCTGCAGCACGTCATCAGCGACCTGTGCACGGCAAAGTGTTCGATAACGAGTGTGAGATCCGCGTGCGAGTTGTTTGTGCGTTTCGCAACGCTCGCCGCGCTCGACGGAACCATCGACGAGTGCAAAAAGAGCATGTCAACGCGCGGCCGGGCCTTTTTGGAGAAGATGCGAACAGCGCGCTCCAAGATCGCCACCCTCGCATCACCCTTTGTGCAGGACCGTTGTACGATTCTGACACACTCCTTCTCGCGTGTCGTTCGCGACACTCTGTTCGCTGCCGCCGAAGAGCACAAGCACTTTCACGTGTTCGTGACCGAGTCGGCGCCCGATTGCAGTGGCCGGCTTCTGTACGAGGCACTAGTGGAGAAGGGGATTAGCGCGACGCTGATCTTGGACGCGGCGGTCGGCTACGTCTTGGAGAAGGTGGACGTGGTGCTGTTGGGAGCCGAACGGGTGGTCGAGAGCGGTGGGATCATCAACAAGATCGGCACCTACGCGGTGGGGATGTGTGCCAAGGAAAAGAACATCCCTGTGTACGTCCTCGCCGAGAGCTTCAAGTTTGCGAGGCAGTATCCGCTGAATCAGAGGGACCTGCCCAACGAGCAAAAGTATGCCCCGGACAAACTGAACGGCGAGACGGATCTTTCTAAGGAGCACCCCATGGTCGACTACACGCCCCCGGCGTATATTACTCTGCTGTTCACGGACCTGGGAATCCTGACACCTTCGGCGGTTAGCGATGAGCTTATAAAGCTGTACCTGTGA